The stretch of DNA CGATGACGACGGGCTTGTCGGCCTGCTGGACCCGCTCGTCGAAGTCGAACTGGCCGACGCTGATGACGTCGTACAGCGCCTCCCGGACGGCGTCCCGGACGAGGTTCCCCGTGCTGGAGAGCCGCCGCCGGGTCTGTCCGGTGAGGTTCGCCTCGACGCCGTCGAGGATCTCGTTGGCGACGCTCATCTCCACGTCGCTGGCCAGCAGCGCCAGCTCCAGGTCGTCGAGGTGCCCCTCGAGATCGTCCTCCTCGATGACCGTCTTGCCGGTGGCCATAATCTTGGCCCGCTCCGTGAGACTCCGACCGCCGTCGTCGGCCTCGGCCTCAGCGTCGGCGTCGGGGGCGTCGGTGCTGGCCGCTGTCGCGTCGTCGCCCGCGTCCCCCTCGTCGGGCTCGGAGGGCGACGCGGACGCGTCGGTAGCAGTTTCCGCCGTGGCCGTCTCGGCGGGGTCGCCGGCGTCTGTGGGTGCCTCGGCGTCGGCGGGTTCGTCGACCGCGGCGTCCCGGGATTCGGCCTCCGGGGGTTCGTCGACCGCGTCGTCGTCGACGTCTTCCTCGACGTCCTCGGTGAACCCGCTGAGTTTGTCCTTCAGTCCGTCGAACATCGCGGCCTTACTCGTCGTCCTGCTGCTCTTGTTGCTGCTGCATCATCTGCTGCATCTGCTGTTGTTGCATCTGCTGGGCCTGCTGTTCGAGCTCCTCCTTCTCGGTCTCGACCTCGGCGATCTCGGACTGGAGGTCCTCGATGCGGTCGTCCAGCGTCTCCTTCTTCGTCTCCAGGGAGCTGACGGCCCCCTCCTGGTCGCGCTCGGCGGCGTAGCCGCCGCCCAGCGAGACGACGACCTCGTCGATGTCGTCGACCGTCGCGCGGATGTAGGCGTCGCCGCCGACCGGGACCTGGACCGTCGAGCCGGACTCCAGCGTCTCGATGGCCTCGATGGCCTCGTCGGCCTCGGTCTTCTCCTCGCGGAGGCTCTCGATCTCCTCCTCGATGGCACCGATCTCCTGTTCCATCTGCTCGATCTCCTGGGAGATCTGCTGCATCTGACCGCCACCGCCGCCGCCACCGCCCATCATGCTGCCACCTCCTCGATGGTGATCTGGGTGCGCTTGAGGTTGTGGTGGGAACCGAA from Haloarcula litorea encodes:
- the pfdA gene encoding prefoldin subunit alpha produces the protein MMGGGGGGGGQMQQISQEIEQMEQEIGAIEEEIESLREEKTEADEAIEAIETLESGSTVQVPVGGDAYIRATVDDIDEVVVSLGGGYAAERDQEGAVSSLETKKETLDDRIEDLQSEIAEVETEKEELEQQAQQMQQQQMQQMMQQQQEQQDDE
- the ftsY gene encoding signal recognition particle-docking protein FtsY; protein product: MFDGLKDKLSGFTEDVEEDVDDDAVDEPPEAESRDAAVDEPADAEAPTDAGDPAETATAETATDASASPSEPDEGDAGDDATAASTDAPDADAEAEADDGGRSLTERAKIMATGKTVIEEDDLEGHLDDLELALLASDVEMSVANEILDGVEANLTGQTRRRLSSTGNLVRDAVREALYDVISVGQFDFDERVQQADKPVVIVFTGVNGVGKTTTIAKLARYFEDRGLSTVLANGDTYRAGANEQLRKHADNLGKKCIAHEQGSDPTAVVYDAVEYAKANDVDVVLGDTAGRLHTSSDLMAQLEKIDRNIDPDMTVFVDEAVAGQDAVNRAREFDDAAEIDGAVLTKADADPQGGAAISIAHVTGKPILFLGTGQDYDDLDPFDPEEIVDRLLGE